The candidate division WOR-3 bacterium genome contains the following window.
ATGTATTTGTCTTCGAACTGCTGTGCGAATCTCAGATATTTTCTGTCTAGTTCGGAAAGAGCGGCTTCACCGAGGATTACGGCCAGTTCGGCGGCGTCTTTTCCCCTCGTGTATGCCGCGTAAAGCTGATTGAAAAGGTCGGCGTGGTCCTCTCTCGTCTTTCCTTTTCCTATCCCTTTGTCTTTCAGCCTCGACAGTGACTGCTGTGCATCTATCGGGGGATTTACTCCTTTTCTGTAAAGAGCCCTGTTCAGTATCATCTGTCCCTCGGTTATGTATCCCGTCAGGTCTGGAATGGGATGGGTCTTATCGTCTTCAGGCATCGTAAGGATAGGTATCATGGTTATTGATCCTTTCGACCCTTTTATTCTGCCGGCTCTCTCGTATATTGTCGCGAGGTCGGTGTAAAGGTATCCGGGATAGCCCCTCCTGCCGGGTATTTCCTTTCGCGCGGCTGAAACTTCCCTCAGAGCTTCGCAGTAATTCGTCATGTCTGTCATTATGACGAGAACGTGCTTGTCGAGATCGAACGCGAGATATTCCGCGGCTGTCAAAGCGCTCCTGGGAGTCGCTATCCTTTCGACGGCGGGATCGTCGGCGAGATTCATGAAAAGAACCGCCCTGTCAATCGCGCCCGTCCTTCTGAAATCCTGAATGAAAAATTCGGATTCCTCGTAAGTGATTCCCATGGCGGCGAAAACTACGGCGAACTCTTCACCTTTTCCGAGAACGCTTGCCTGTCTCGCTATCTGAGCCGCCATTTCATTGTGAGGAAGCCCGCTGCCGGAGAATATAGGCAGTTTCTGCCCCCTTACGAGTGTGTTCAATCCGTCTATTGTAGAAATACCCGTCTGAATGAATTCGTCCGGGTAATCCCTCGCGAAAGGATTTATCGGAGCGCCGTTTATGTCTCTTCTCAAAGATGGGATGACATAGGGGCCGCCGTCTTTGGGCGTTCCCAGTCCGTCGAAAACCCTGCCCTGAATGTCAGGCGACAAAGCGAGCTCTATTCCTCTTCCCTTGAAAGAAGCGCTTGTTTTTTCAGTGTCGAGTCCGGAAGTGCCTTCGAAAACCTGAACGAGCGCCTTGTCCATGTAAACCTCTAGAACTTTTCCTTTTCTGATTTCTCCGCTTCCCAGTTTGAACTCGACGAGTTCTTCATATTTGACGTCGTGAACTCCCTCAACCAGAGCCAACGGGCCGGAGAGTGAAGTTATTGTCCTGTATTCGGTTCTCGTTCTCAAATTCCACCTCCGGATGACGCAGA
Protein-coding sequences here:
- a CDS encoding V-type ATP synthase subunit B, which codes for MRTRTEYRTITSLSGPLALVEGVHDVKYEELVEFKLGSGEIRKGKVLEVYMDKALVQVFEGTSGLDTEKTSASFKGRGIELALSPDIQGRVFDGLGTPKDGGPYVIPSLRRDINGAPINPFARDYPDEFIQTGISTIDGLNTLVRGQKLPIFSGSGLPHNEMAAQIARQASVLGKGEEFAVVFAAMGITYEESEFFIQDFRRTGAIDRAVLFMNLADDPAVERIATPRSALTAAEYLAFDLDKHVLVIMTDMTNYCEALREVSAARKEIPGRRGYPGYLYTDLATIYERAGRIKGSKGSITMIPILTMPEDDKTHPIPDLTGYITEGQMILNRALYRKGVNPPIDAQQSLSRLKDKGIGKGKTREDHADLFNQLYAAYTRGKDAAELAVILGEAALSELDRKYLRFAQQFEDKYISQDFDDNRTIDFTLNLGWELLSVFPKIELRRVREEFIEKYFKASKSTEN